The following proteins are encoded in a genomic region of Sphaeramia orbicularis chromosome 2, fSphaOr1.1, whole genome shotgun sequence:
- the pjvk gene encoding pejvakin translates to MFAAATKNFVKQVGDTGKLIPVPSLSEADRYQPLSLVTRRRKRHFWRKYKFASTPFSLKDILVGEKEITAGVSSYQLLNYEDKSDVALNGRLGNHIINDVGFNISGSDSVAVKASFGIVTKHELDVPTLLRELNSRKVDLDHCLVRQSKESGQSILCVVIESIRTTRQCSLTVHAGMRGRTMRFQIDDGRNPKGRDKAIVIPAHTTIAFSICELFIRLDGRLDICVALESQGGFEREQIREQLGGFIGRFSMGRLRRFLSGIIYGNPFRADDRTFETLTYSDTYIDDAVTDYYEKSASMTDVSTAYLRESPHTRVNLLKHNIPKGPCALCGMGNQRRETVYGCMECSSGGQKYIRLHAMHCFDLWHKMLR, encoded by the exons ATGTTCGCAGCCGCCACTAAGAACTTTGTGAAGCAGGTTGGAGACACTGGGAAGCTGATTCCTGTCCCCAGCCTGAGTGAAGCCGACCGCTACCAACCCCTCAGCCTGGTcaccaggaggaggaagaggcatTTCTGGAGGAAGTACAAGTTCGCATCAACACCTTTTTCGTTGAAAGACATTCTAGTGGGGGAGAAGGAGATCACAGCAG GGGTGTCCTCTTACCAGCTCCTCAATTATGAGGACAAATCGGATGTGGCCCTCAACGGCCGACTGGGAAACCACATCATCAATGACGTGGGGTTCAACATCAGCGGCTCCGACTCTGTGGCTGTCAAGGCTTCGTTTGGAATCGTGACCAAACATGAGCTGGATGTGCCGACTTTACTGAGAGAGCTCAACTCCAG GAAGGTGGACCTGGATCACTGCCTCGTTCGACAGTCCAAGGAAAGTGGGCAGAGCATTCTCTGCGTGGTCATCGAGAGCATCCGCACCACTCGCCAGTGCTCTTTGACCGTCCACGCCGGAATGAGAGGAAGGACCATGAGG tttcagatcgACGACGGCAGAAACCCCAAAGGCCGAGACAAAGCCATCGTGATCCCCGCTCACACCACCATCGCCTTCAGCATCTGTGAGCTGTTCATCCGTCTGGACGGGCGGCTCG ATATCTGTGTTGCACTGGAGTCTCAGGGGGGGTTTGAAAGGGAGCAGATCAGGGAGCAGCTTGGTGGTTTCATCGGTCGCTTCTCCATGGGTCGACTCCGCCGGTTCTTATCTGGGATCATCTACGGAAACCCTTTCAGAGCAG ATGACAGAACATTTGAGACGCTCACCTACTCTGACACCTACATAGACGATGCGGTGACCGACTACTATGAGAAATCCGCCAGCATGACGGATGTGTCCACGGCTTATCTGAGAGAGAGCCCACACACACGGGTTAACCTCCTGAAACACAACATCCCAAAGGGGCCGTGTGCGCTCTGTGGCATGGGCAACCAGAGGCGGGAAACTGTTTATGGCTGCATGGAGTGCTCCTCCGGGGGCCAAAAATATATCCGCCTTCACGCCATGCATTGTTTTGACCTGTGGCACAAAATGCTGAGGTGA